Below is a genomic region from Fusarium oxysporum Fo47 chromosome VIII, complete sequence.
TGATGACTTCCAGTATGTCGCCATCTTTTCAGCCATAAGACGTTGCTGGCGGGCTTGTTCGAGTTCGGACTGGAGGGACTCCAGTTTCTGCTTGCCTTGTTCAACAATGTCGAGGGGAGGTTGCGCAGAGATGGGCTGCTCTCCAGAGTTGGACTGCGGGGACATGGTGTCTGGGATCGGGTACGTAGCTGCAACATAAATGTCAGCATCTGTATGAAGGGACTCATGGGATTACTTACTTGTGATATTGGTGTGAAGGTGGGTTGAAAATggcagagagaagaagagaagattgaGCGGCAACTGAAGAAGAGTCCAAGGCGTCCCCACTTCACTTTGATTCACAGCTTACCTAATGTGCATTGACGACTTGTGTAACCCCAACCGTGCCCGCCGTCATCGGCCGGTGCCTACAGCAGGTGCTGGATTCTGTCCTCCCTTCTACAAGCAACAACACATGTCTTCTCTAAATTTACAGTCCCAGTACCAAAATGAGTCACAATCAATCCTGTAAGTATGGCAATTGTTACCGTCACTTTCATAAAGCGCTTTCGAAAGCTAACCGTTCAGCGTCCAACGACAACGAATTCGACATGATAGCCGTAGCAACTGTGGCTGCTCAGTTGGCTTTAGATATCCGCGGTCCACCTCCACAGGACATGATGCGTTTCGTGGTCCCACGTCGAACGAACAGGAGCATCGAGCCTTCACCTATTGACCGAGAGTGTATGAGGCTTTGGAACGGCTCGCAGACCAAGCGAGACTTTGACGCTTTCAATCCAGCAGTGGACACAGACGCCTCAGAGGGTTTGAAGACTGTCTGCAGAGTCTGCATCCGCGTGTTCTGGACCACACCGCATGAGATGTTGTCCTTTGAGAACAAATTGCGCTATCGCCCGACCCCACCACCAGGCATGGAGGCGTCTCATGTGGTTTTCACGCCAAAGTTCAGCCGCCTGTTTGCCGAACTGGCTGTTCACCCATGCTGGCAGGGTCTCCCGTACCTGTTGATCATGGCCATACAGTACACTGTCAAGGTTCGTTTTGACAGCCGTACACCCTGGCCGTTTGGAGTTGCTGCGGAGTTGATCGAGTGCCCTGCCCTCAAAGCACTCGATGAGTTGTTCTATGAACACGAAGATGGGCCTATGGCTACTGCGAGTGTCCACGAGATGCATATACAGGCCAGGGAGGCTCAAACGGAAGCTCCTCCGTCAGAATTCTCAGATTTTCTTGTCTACCTGGGACAGATAGCCAGAATGTCACCCAGTTCTGATTACAGTCAAACTTACCTTGGTCATCCAACATTGCCAGTCACCACCAAGGATCTACAGATCCTGACAACGGCGGTGACACATTTCCACTGGGACAATGTTGACTGGACAGAAACTCCAGGGAAGGTCTTTGAAGCTTTTGAGCGCAAAGGGGGGCTGTCTGATGACCAATACCCTCGAAACAATCGAGAGCTGAAGACTTTTGTTCGTCGATGTCTTGTTGGCAATTACCAGAAAGTTGCAATGTGGAGAGATATGGTTGGAGTCACGAATCCTCCTGGTGAGACGCCTTCCGACAATGAGGTGCTGGCTGGCGATGAGTCTGAGTTTGAGTCTGGGTTTGAGAGTGATTGAGAGGGCGATAGTGTCCGGCTGTGGATGTTACGGAACGATGAGTCGAGGTTTGGGAGAGAATGAGTACGGACGCAATTTGGAATTTCAATCGTGCTGTATGGAATAAGACAATTATTAGCATTAACATGGGAAACATGACTGAAATGTCAGCTTGACCAAATTCGACGCTTTGAACAAATAGTATGCGGTATTAGTTTTACATCACGGTAAGAAGACCAAAGGTGTAGGGAGAACAATTGTTTGCTGCGCTTATATGTTTCCTCCAATTAATATCCCGCTTTTCCACCATCACCGTACTGTGACAGGTTTTTCCTACAATGTGACGAACAATATCTCCCGCGAGGCACCTGAATCCACCCTCTTCATGCTGACGCCTCCTCCAAGCCACTGCAAGCATCCCTACGAACATGACCGAAGACTGGTCCGCTTCTCACTCCCCCCTGACACGAGACCGCTTCTTGAGCCGCGCGGAGCACGTAATATTCGGAATCCAGCCAAAGATAGCGCTAGAACTTGCCGGTGGCTGCTTAAACTCAGTCGGAGCATTCGACATTTCCGCGCCGCCCGATCTTAGGTGCAAACTTTGATCAAGCCCGACAATCGTTACAACAACCCcaatcaacaccatcttcgCCGCTGGAACTCAATCTGCGCCTCTCCCGAACCCAAGATAAGCATGCCTCGACTGCAGAGATGGTGTCTCAGCCACCAAGATCGCCGCCCCCGGCTCCCTGTTCGGTATAGCTCGGCTGGCTCACCACGCCCCTCGTTCCCAGATCTAATCCCAGTCGGAATAGACTTCAGTACAACACCACGTGTTCTTCACCGCGAAACGCGCGTCTGTTGCCGCGTCCAATAGCAGGAGGCTTGGCGTCCGAATTGGGGAATTCTCTCCAATTGCCAGGATGAGGAAGGCTCGGCCGACCCATGACCCTGCTTCTCGAACAAACCATTGCTAATCCCTTTTGGATGAGGCATAGGGCTCAATCACGGTTAGTAAATGATAGGGTTGGAACTCTAGTTGCTAAAAGAATCATATGGTGGATTACAAGAATGAAAGACTTGAAATGGGAATTTGGTAGAGCCGGAGGAGAGTAAGACCATCACAAGGGCCAACATACGTCCATCGTATCAGTAATCACTTCCTGGACGGGTCAATTAATGTCAGTGTGGTTGATGTCGTGGTTACGCTCTTGATTGCTTCAAGCGGTCTTGGGTGGCTTCATTTCTACAGTAGTTCAATAAATCATGTCGGGTGTTTCTCCTCACGACTCAAAATCTCCATTTTTCATTGAATGAGCCGAAATGGCCACAGTGCCTTGGCTAGGTTGGCGGTACGAATAGTCCATGTTGAATAATGATCGTCAGGTCAGTGCCCAGTCCATCATGGTGAATTGAGATATGAAAGCGATATCACAAACTATCCCGAGACAGCCGGAAGAAACAAATTACTACACTACCAGCTATGGTCCCTTGGTGATCATAGATTTAATGCACAGAAGCCAGTGTCTTCATATCAATATTTACCAAACGCTGTCACTCGTCCCAGCAATCAACAACTGCTGCCCCCATCCACAATGACATCGTCCAGTTCTCTGCTCGAATCTCTACCCAAGGAACTCGGGTTGCCtgttcagcttcttccattCCTTGTCAGGATCGATCTCTGGGTTACCATGTAGAGTCACGACCCGCCTGCTGGCCCGAATGGTGCGAAGGACATTGTCAATCATTGTGGAGTCAGGCTTCTGAAGCCCATCATCAGccttgtcttcttcttgcagATCTGAGAATCTGATGTTCGTGGTATCAATATCTCCGAAGATTAGGAGACTTGACTTTTGCCGAGTCAGTGCGACGTTGAGACTTCTCTGTTCTGCAACAAACGATGGCCCGGTTTCGCGGGTGACGCACAGGGCCAGAACCACAATCTGAGCTTCCCGGCCTTGGAACGTGTTGACAGTTGAAGGTGTAACATCTTTGAGTCTATCGTCCTCTCTGAATCGCTTCCTGATCGCCGCAAGGTTTGCTCGGTAGTAAGTGATCACGGCAATGTCGGCGGGGTTGAGCGAGAGCTTTTCGATCATCTTAACCAGAAGTTCAGCAATCAGATCGGCTTGTCGGGGATTGAATCGCGTCGCCTTGTGAGGGTAGTTTCTGCAGGGGCAATTGAGACAATTGAAGAAGACGGGGTCTATTCGATGCGCACCGGCTGACGGAATGTGATGCTCAAGTCGTAGGTAGTTCTCAACTTGCGTTCCGATTGGAAAGTTTTGCAATTCGCAATACGGGCTGTACTCAAAATGGGGGAGAAGATGTCGGTAAGCTGTCCTCAGAGAGAGGTCAAAGAGACCTTGTGCCATTCGGTGTTGACGGTAGAGATTGAACACTGGCCAGCCGAGGTGAATGAACAAATGGAACCAGGAGATTCGGTAGAAGTTGGCAAATCGGTTGGTCGGCAACTTCTTTTCCTCCGGTGTCTTGTCGCGTCTGTCCTTTCCAGTATGGAGCAGCTCCATCGCCGTCGGCAGTACCGGTGCGAGCTGCTTGGTATCCCCGAACATGATCATAGGTCGAGGTGTATTGCCGAGAACCAACAAGCCGTCGGAGCAGAACAATGTGGCAGCCTCATCAAAGATGACGCCGCGAGCCACTTTGGAGTTGTATGATCTGTAGAGGAAAGAGTTGGATGTCGCAGGTGTTGTAGCCACGACGTTGGAGCATTTGATAACCAAGCCCATCAGATTGCGTAAGGGTTTCTGGTAAGTGCCGGTCGAGTACTTTGTGCGCTTCTTTGGGTCGAGCTCTTCTGCAAGCTTCAAAAGGCCTGCAAACTCGGAAATGTTGGGATCCTTCACAGCCCCAGGGACCAAAAGCTCCTTGAGTTTCTGGTGAAGCTCCCAAAGCTCGCTGTTGTCACTCGGGGTCAATTGGGGGACAGCGCTGGATCCCAGAACTCGCAGTGTCCACCAGCACAAAGAGTTCTTGAACCTCCACGCAGACGAGCTTCGAGGACCAGGCTTGAATCGCAGCCCAGTCAGAGCTCGGAGACACTTGTCCTGCTCATCTTTGATCCTGTACCCCCGGACAACCATCAGCTGGTTGGCGGAAATACCATCTTCggtgagcttcttgatgatagaTTTGGCGAGGGTGTCGATGCGGTCGAGGATATTGTCGGTTGCTTCGTTTGAAGTGGCGCTCACGTAAACGTGCTTGATTGTCTGATTAAGGCACATGAGAACTGTGATGGCCGAGGCAAGGGTTGACTTCCCAGTACCAGGAGGTCCGGAAACAATTCCGAGGCCGAAATGAAGCTTGCTGAAATATTGCTGGACCTTTCCTCGGTCAccttcaaagacaaagcCAAGACAGGTGTCTCGAATCTCAACGGGCATATCTTTGAAGAGGTCGAACGGAGTCAAGTCGATGTTGGAGCCGGAATGATGAAGGTTCCAGAGTCCGTTGCCGATCAACAGTTCATTGAAgatggccttcttgttgagggCGAGAGTGTCTTGCTGCATGGTGGGCCAGACCTTGGCGTCGCTCAGTCGATTGATGGCCTGCACACGAAGCTCTTCCCCATACGCGTTCGACTCGCAGATAAGCTTGACACGATCCCGTTCCAGCTCCTCGTTGACTTGTTCGTATTTGTCGTGGGCGATGGGCGAGAAGTCGTGTCCGTCGCCTGTATCTGGGCGCAGCAAGACCAGCGGAATTCGATCGTACGAATCAATGTCCTTTGGGAGTTCCGAGTCACCATAAATCACTGGCGACGCGTCCCAGGTAACTAGCTGTCGGGACCGGTTCGGCAGGAACTCGACTTGCAGCTTGGTGAAGGACCCCTTCAAGGCACGGTGGACAGCACGCCAATGCCGGTTTTCCTTAACATGTTAGCTTGAGCCATAGGCTGGGAGATGTACTCACGAAGTCGTCTCGGGAGGGTTCCAGTAGACACAGAAACCTGGCCGCATGTTGGAGGGGTTCGTTGCCAATCTTCTAGATAAGCGCCGGCATCTCAACATCGTTGACATGTTCCAGGTCGTGATGAAAGTCCCAAACATCTTGAACGTGGATCTGGGTCCAAGCAGTGTCTCTTTCGTTTTGGTCTTTGAAGCGCATCGTTTCGGGGAACAGCATGCCTCTGAGTTTAGGGATTTGTCTATTGTATCGCTCCCAGTTCCATCCGTGACTGCACATGTTAGCTGCAGCCTAAGGGAGGAGACAATGGAGACTTACTCAGTACCGTATCCGTAGTCGCTACGTTGGTGCCGATCATTGATGCCCTTGATCATGTTGTCGAGGTCATTTTTGCTGGCCTTTACGAGGAAAGTAAAGTTGCGCGTCTTCAGGATTTCTGACAAGGGAGCGACCCCAGCAATTGGAGTATGCTTGTTGACCCAATCATCAACAGTCGCGTTCGCTCCATGAAATGGAAGGCCAAAGCCAATGACAGTGGTGTTGTAATGTGGTGAAATCTGCAGATCAACAAGTCTATATTCGCTCAATTCACCGTCAATGCCTGATAGTAGTTCGTTGTGCTTCACAGTGAGTTCGTGGTGAGTCGCAGTGAAACCTCGTGGGGGCAGCTCGATGGTGATATGATACAGGGCCGAGTCTGTGGTCGCAAGATCGGCGGAATACCAACTCCAGATGCTACGATCTGGGTCGCGAGGGAATGAAATTCGAATCCCTTTGGTGTTCagactgatgatgaagttgcTCGACGAGCGAAGATGAACCAGTTTCGGGGTGCCCTCATCAGTAACCTCGCGGATGATGAGGTTACAGAGGATTTGGCGATGAGAGGCCATCTCTTTGTGCCCGCGGCTCAGGCGGCAAAAAAGAGAGaatgttgttgaagaagccttGTGATGAATGAGAGAAGACCTGTTGATCAAGAGGCGAGAGGGAGGGCTGCAGGCAAAAAGAAGCGGGGTATTCGAGGTTACACGAGGACAACACACATCGAGAGGAACCAAGCGTCAGTGGATGACGCTAGCCTCTTTGGGTTTGATGGAAGGTTGGGCAGTTTTCAGTGAGCAAGACATCCGGTCTCAGAAAGATCAAAAGATACCCAAGACAGTCCATCTCAACCCAGTATTAGACACTGAGCTTTCTGACTGCACTTGAGCAATTTCCAAAGCGCTAGCAACTGAATCAGTCGATACTATGCTAGAAATATCTCAATTGACTAATTGTAGTAGAAACTCTGAGTCACATCAGCCTTCGCCATGTCTTCTCAAGGTTGATCCTGTTGAACAAGATGCAGTAGTTCGAGATGATGGTTTCTTGATACGGATATAATTGACTTGTTGACTTTTGCGTATCAAAATCAGGTCTAAGGGAGCTTCGAAATATTGACCTGGGTTGGAAGAATATCGTTGACAGGGCGTATGGTAGTGAGAGTAACGCTCGATTTGAACGAAGCCAGGCTCTCACTTTGACTAAAGCCACCCGCTGCCTCATCTGTTAGAGCGATGCCTATCTCGCTGCATTCAGCCCAACCTATCCCTGATGGTGGTATTTGATTTACGAGATGGATTTAATCACATTGGTCTGCCTGAAGCTACCGTCCCTTGGCCCCAACATTGTCTTCATTGACGATTTGCTTGCTTCAATCACACCAATTTCTATCTATTGTAAAACTTCCGGAGCTTACGATAACTCATCATATTTACTCCACGCTTATGGTGAAGTAGAGTGAACCTTGAGCTGGCAACGGACTCCCTATCAGACTGATTGACTCAACTGTGGTCTTGAATCAGCCTCCCAGCTGGTCTAGACGTCTCTTGATTTGTGGCATATGTCAAACTGGCCATTTCCAGCCAAGAGCTGACTTCTCCGCTTCAGTCACGAGAGGTAAGACTGCAGACGTGAGAAGCGGGGCGCTTGGGTTACACGAAGGGAGCCCCAGACCAGGGAGACctccaaggagaagagccaAGCGTCAGTGAATAACGCTAGCCTCGTTGGGGCAGTCCATCGGGCCCGGAAACCGAATTCGTTGACGCTTCCCTTGCTCCATTGAGACTTATAGACTTGTAGTGGTTACTCATAATTTAGGATAAAGCTTTCCTAATTTTAGGGCAACTCTTCAAAGTTAAGTCCAGCTTATGATAAACTGGACTAAATCTTAGCAGGCAAAGAGACGCGTGAAGAACATGGAACGGATCTGCTTTGGTGAAAGGGGTCCGATACAATACGACTGTGCAGATTGACTACAGGATGCCGCCAGCACAACTTGAGGTTCAAGGGCTACTACCCTGAATATGGATTAagcaaaggagaaggatTGGCGTTTGAGTTCTGTGAAAATCAAAATCATTCAGCAAGCGGGCGATAAACTGGTTTCCGATATCCCTCTCAGCATCCGTAAGACCGGGTCCGCCTCCGTTCGAGGAAGGTGAAATATGGGGTAGTCTGCATGAAAACGAGGCGCTTTTGCCCACGAACGGAAGACataggtacctaggtaccttggcttggctggcGGGAGTTGAGCAAAACTGGGAGCGCGGGACAAGGTACGTACCGAAAGTCAAAAAAACCCAAAATCCACCAACAGGCGCTAAGTCCACTGACAATCACTGGAGCCCACTGTAGTCCACTGAAAGGAGCAGCCCAAACCCCAGAGGTACCTCGCCTATCAAGAATTGGGAGCGTGGAGCAAGGTACGTACCTAAAGTCAAAAAACCCAAAATCCACCAACAGGCGCTAAGTTCACTAACAATCACTGGAGTCCACTGAAAGCAGGTCCGTCAAAACAGCCCAAGCCCCGGTCACCTAAAAAGGAGGCGGCCCTGTGATTGGCCCTTCAAATTTGATCACCGTCGAGCTTTAATCAATCCCACCCTGAACAAGTCGTGAACACCACTCATCAAACGGGGCGTGCCATCTAACCACCCAAGATACAACTTTATCACATACAAACATTCAAGTCAGTCAGATAGATGATGACGAATATCATCTTATTGAAATCACAAATGTTTCATCATTTCACATTATCATAAATCGTTTGCCGGATTCCCTTGCCGGTCTTGCAATCCCTCCTTGAAATCACTGGTCTCCGGCTGGGTGAAACAGGACGAGTGTCGAGTTGAGGCGTCTTGTCCCACAGCCTTCTCGGGTTGATTATTCTATAGTCTAATCTCGCATGGTCTCACCACTTTTCATTTGTCGCGACAAGCATCAGAAGCCTGCCATTGGGGGCGTTGCTGTAGTTGGGTGTCCGCGAATGTGCTTCAGTTGACTGTGTCACGAGCTATGTGTAGTCCCCCAAGGCACTAATAGCATGGTCCAGCTCTTAATGTCCCCATTCATGGGTCCTAACCAATGATCAAGCATGTGTCGTCTCAATCAGGCAATATCCAAACGCTAATCGTCAAGAACCCACAATTGAACCTTGCAAGTCTTGGTGATGTAGCGCTACCCTAGAGGCTCCAGCGCCTCACATTAAACCCAATTATGACGGTTTCGGATGCTGGGAAAGATGCCAGCTCACTTGAATTGCTGTTAGTCACCAACTTTCACATCCGGGGAGAGGCCCATGTAACAAGGAGGGTGAACTTCACTAAAGATATTGGTGTCATTTCTCGAGAACATCCAACAAGCCACTTTAGGAGTGGCTCCGAAGAACACGCGACAACACCTTCAGTTTCATTACAAAAGTGTTACACAAATCTCGCTAGATTCCTCTAACAGTTTTCCGCGCTCTCCAGAGCATGGTGTTACACAGATCGGAGCGGGGTAGTCTGTTTACCCGCTGAGGTCCAACCTCGTTGgattctgcttcttcaccaTGAGCAATCCAGGTTAACCAAGGTTTTCAGCGCGGCCTACCTTCTGGTCCTCGCTCCTATCTCGACTGTCTCGAAGTCATTTACCGTCTGTCCGCCAACGAGGACTGTTTCCCTCGCATCATCCCTACGCTATCCGCCAAAGTCTACGTTGTCGGAGTCATGGTTCATTTCAGACGGACTCACTCAGAACAGGCAAGTTTCGCTTGTTTTCCAAGTAGGTGACCGTATTGGACCGTTGTGGTCATGGCTGACAGTATTATTAGAAACCATCATACCGCCATGCTTTGAACGACCGCCTCTGCGCATTGCGCCACGAAAGACGCCAATGTAGTCGAATGTCCCTGCCTATTGCACCACAATTACAAGCCGAATCACCGATACACGAGAAGACTTTATGTATCTTGCCACGGGACGCTCTGAAGCGACAATCTGTTTTCACCTTCCAAAGCCAGTGCCAACCA
It encodes:
- a CDS encoding uncharacterized protein (expressed protein), which encodes MSHNQSSSNDNEFDMIAVATVAAQLALDIRGPPPQDMMRFVVPRRTNRSIEPSPIDRECMRLWNGSQTKRDFDAFNPAVDTDASEGLKTVCRVCIRVFWTTPHEMLSFENKLRYRPTPPPGMEASHVVFTPKFSRLFAELAVHPCWQGLPYLLIMAIQYTVKVRFDSRTPWPFGVAAELIECPALKALDELFYEHEDGPMATASVHEMHIQAREAQTEAPPSEFSDFLVYLGQIARMSPSSDYSQTYLGHPTLPVTTKDLQILTTAVTHFHWDNVDWTETPGKVFEAFERKGGLSDDQYPRNNRELKTFVRRCLVGNYQKVAMWRDMVGVTNPPGETPSDNEVLAGDESEFESGFESD
- a CDS encoding P-loop containing nucleoside triphosphate hydrolase protein, coding for MASHRQILCNLIIREVTDEGTPKLVHLRSSSNFIISLNTKGIRISFPRDPDRSIWSWYSADLATTDSALYHITIELPPRGFTATHHELTVKHNELLSGIDGELSEYRLVDLQISPHYNTTVIGFGLPFHGANATVDDWVNKHTPIAGVAPLSEILKTRNFTFLVKASKNDLDNMIKGINDRHQRSDYGYGTESTFKMFGTFITTWNMSTMLRCRRLSRRLATNPSNMRPVEFLPNRSRQLVTWDASPVIYGDSELPKDIDSYDRIPLVLLRPDTGDGHDFSPIAHDKYEQVNEELERDRVKLICESNAYGEELRVQAINRLSDAKVWPTMQQDTLALNKKAIFNELLIGNGLWNLHHSGSNIDLTPFDLFKDMPVEIRDTCLGFVFEGDRGKVQQYFSKLHFGLGIVSGPPGTGKSTLASAITVLMCLNQTIKHVYVSATSNEATDNILDRIDTLAKSIIKKLTEDGISANQLMVVRGYRIKDEQDKCLRALTGLRFKPGPRSSSAWRFKNSLCWWTLRVLGSSAVPQLTPSDNSELWELHQKLKELLVPGAVKDPNISEFAGLLKLAEELDPKKRTKYSTGTYQKPLRNLMGLVIKCSNVVATTPATSNSFLYRSYNSKVARGVIFDEAATLFCSDGLLVLGNTPRPMIMFGDTKQLAPVLPTAMELLHTGKDRRDKTPEEKKLPTNRFANFYRISWFHLFIHLGWPVFNLYRQHRMAQGLFDLSLRTAYRHLLPHFEYSPYCELQNFPIGTQVENYLRLEHHIPSAGAHRIDPVFFNCLNCPCRNYPHKATRFNPRQADLIAELLVKMIEKLSLNPADIAVITYYRANLAAIRKRFREDDRLKDVTPSTVNTFQGREAQIVVLALCVTRETGPSFVAEQRSLNVALTRQKSSLLIFGDIDTTNIRFSDLQEEDKADDGLQKPDSTMIDNVLRTIRASRRVVTLHGNPEIDPDKEWKKLNRQPEFLG